One part of the Vibrio hyugaensis genome encodes these proteins:
- a CDS encoding lipoate--protein ligase family protein, with amino-acid sequence MASKNKLIRYQAAEVTNVFSKEDELIKQVQADQLSQVLLLWQVKSPTLVLPAGKKWPTSGPLEQALNDSGWKLFSRKTGGAPVPQVPGIVNLSHIYHWPDGQPYDIKKAYLDLCSVLTVFFEQLGVKVDVHATPNSYCDGDYNLNINGQKVVGTAQRVLLKKGGGQMVLSQACILIDTDVEKIVEPVKLCNQICGHDDHIRGDVHTPLFTHIKERPSVDALFQKLTQAFLDHA; translated from the coding sequence TTGGCTTCCAAAAACAAACTGATCCGCTACCAAGCAGCGGAAGTTACAAATGTCTTTAGTAAAGAAGATGAATTGATCAAGCAAGTCCAAGCGGATCAACTTTCTCAGGTTTTGCTACTGTGGCAAGTCAAAAGTCCGACTTTGGTTCTACCCGCTGGAAAAAAGTGGCCGACTTCAGGACCGCTCGAACAAGCTCTCAATGATTCAGGTTGGAAGTTATTTTCTCGTAAAACAGGCGGTGCTCCAGTACCACAAGTACCAGGCATCGTTAACCTTTCTCATATCTATCATTGGCCCGACGGACAACCTTACGACATCAAAAAAGCCTATCTCGACTTATGTTCTGTCCTAACGGTTTTCTTTGAACAACTCGGTGTTAAGGTCGATGTACATGCCACACCAAACTCCTATTGTGACGGGGACTACAACCTAAACATCAATGGACAAAAAGTGGTGGGAACCGCGCAACGTGTGTTGTTGAAGAAAGGCGGTGGGCAAATGGTGCTCTCTCAGGCCTGCATTCTTATTGATACGGACGTAGAAAAAATCGTTGAACCCGTAAAACTGTGCAATCAAATATGCGGTCACGACGACCATATTCGCGGTGACGTTCATACTCCCTTATTCACTCATATTAAAGAAAGACCGAGCGTGGATGCCTTGTTCCAAAAACTTACTCAGGCTTTCTTAGACCACGCATAA
- a CDS encoding DUF4156 domain-containing protein yields MKKLMTGAALATLLTGCVTFPTQESEQVKVIWDDVNAIENCQHLGTVMGSEGHFYDYWLHADKDMVWGTLNQMRIKAVELGADTLYLYQPLGFSSSVTMFANAYQCQN; encoded by the coding sequence ATGAAAAAGTTAATGACTGGTGCAGCATTAGCAACGTTATTAACTGGTTGTGTGACGTTCCCAACACAAGAATCAGAGCAAGTAAAAGTGATTTGGGATGATGTAAATGCAATCGAAAACTGCCAACACCTTGGTACAGTAATGGGCTCAGAAGGTCACTTCTACGATTACTGGCTCCATGCAGACAAAGACATGGTTTGGGGCACATTAAACCAAATGCGCATAAAAGCAGTGGAATTGGGTGCAGACACGCTTTACTTGTATCAACCACTGGGTTTCTCAAGCTCGGTCACTATGTTCGCTAACGCGTATCAATGCCAAAACTAA
- a CDS encoding PLP-dependent aminotransferase family protein gives MEIAQSLQQVKSSYIREILAAASDKNVISLAGGLPDEKTFPIDLMKPTLENLANMPEVFQYGSTAGYGPLLSFLNGYFQLPETHTAMITTGSQQGLDLIARAYVNPGDKVVMEAPSYLGAMQVFGLVQANIVTVSQTEFGPNLEELEQCFAEQKPKMFYAVPDFHNPTGVCWALETRQKVAELCIQYNVAFIEDAPYRELRFSGEALPLVSDFCPQNSIVLRSFSKIASPGLRIGVVTGKTSYLEPLIKIKQGADLHSSVPMQALLHGLLQHNNFATHITTICELYKSRYDVMYAELEKQLPASCVLKPVDGGMFVWVEIPECDTFELAKSLLANGVAVVPSPVFYPEGSAVKAALRLNFTNATPEELTVAVTRLADVLNAL, from the coding sequence ATGGAAATCGCACAGTCACTACAACAAGTAAAGTCATCGTACATTCGAGAGATCCTCGCTGCCGCTAGCGATAAAAACGTCATCTCGCTTGCTGGCGGTTTGCCAGACGAGAAGACCTTTCCAATCGACTTAATGAAGCCGACTCTTGAAAACTTGGCCAACATGCCAGAGGTGTTCCAATACGGCTCAACCGCAGGTTATGGACCGCTACTTAGCTTCCTAAACGGTTACTTCCAGCTTCCTGAAACACACACAGCGATGATCACCACTGGCTCTCAGCAAGGTTTGGATTTGATTGCACGCGCTTATGTGAACCCGGGTGACAAAGTCGTAATGGAAGCCCCAAGCTACCTTGGTGCGATGCAGGTGTTTGGCTTGGTTCAAGCAAACATCGTGACTGTTTCTCAAACAGAGTTCGGTCCAAACCTTGAAGAGCTAGAACAGTGCTTCGCTGAGCAAAAGCCTAAGATGTTCTATGCGGTGCCAGATTTCCATAACCCAACGGGCGTATGCTGGGCACTAGAAACGCGTCAAAAGGTTGCAGAGCTTTGTATTCAATACAACGTGGCTTTCATCGAAGATGCACCGTACCGCGAGCTGCGTTTCTCTGGTGAAGCTTTGCCTTTGGTTTCTGATTTCTGTCCACAGAACTCTATCGTACTGCGTTCATTCTCTAAGATTGCATCGCCAGGCCTTCGTATTGGTGTGGTTACGGGTAAAACTAGCTACCTAGAACCGCTGATTAAAATCAAACAAGGTGCCGATCTGCACTCAAGCGTACCGATGCAAGCCCTACTGCACGGCTTGCTTCAACATAACAACTTTGCCACCCACATCACCACCATCTGTGAATTGTACAAGTCTCGCTACGATGTGATGTATGCAGAGCTAGAAAAACAGCTTCCAGCAAGCTGCGTCCTTAAGCCTGTTGATGGTGGTATGTTCGTATGGGTAGAGATCCCAGAATGCGATACGTTTGAACTGGCCAAATCATTGTTGGCTAACGGCGTTGCCGTTGTACCAAGTCCTGTATTCTACCCAGAGGGCTCAGCAGTAAAAGCAGCGCTGCGCTTAAACTTTACAAACGCTACACCAGAAGAATTGACAGTTGCCGTGACCCGTTTGGCGGACGTATTAAACGCACTGTAG